GCCGTGGCCGGGCATCCGGTCCGCGCCGGCGACCACCAGGGTCAGCTCGGGATGACGCGCGCGCTCCCGCCCCAGCGCCGCGAGCGCCCAGCCGATCGGGCGGCGTGGCAGCAGGGTGCCGACCCAGAGCAGATAGGGCGGTCGGACCCCGAGCCCGGCGAGCGCCAGCGCCTCCCCCTCAGGATCGGCAGGCCGCGCCGCGAAGCGCGGCGCCACGGCGGCAGAGAGCAGCGTGATCCGTCGCCTGGCCAGGCCGTAGAGCCGCATCAGCTCGTCGCCGCCGAAGCGGCTGCTGGCGAAGACGCGCGCCGCACGCCGCGCCCCCCAGCGCGCCAGCAGACGTCGACGCCAGCGCTCGCGCGGAGCGAACTCCTCCGGACGCCGTTCGAACGAGAGGTCGTGCAAGGTGAGGAAACCCGGAAGGTCGGAGAGCAGCGGCAGGCTGTAGCCCGGCGAGAAGACCGCCCCGGCCCCGTGCGCTCGCAGCAGCGTCGGCAGCCGGAGCTGCTCCCAGGCGATCGGCCGCCAGCTCGGCCGGCGATCGAAGATCGGCTCGAAGAGGAGTCGCCCACGTCGATCGCGCGCCGCGAAGAGCGGATGCTCGAACGGCTCGCCCTTGAAGAAGAGCTGGAACGACCAGCGCTCGAGGTCGGTTCGCGCCGGCTCCTCCGCCTCCGCCAGCTCCGCCAGCCCCGACAGCAGTCCTTCGAGGAAGCGCCCCACCCCGGAGGGCCGCCCCTCCATCTCGTACGCCACCACCCCGACCCGCACGACCCGCGATGCCATCGCTGCCAAGGCTAGCCTCTCGGCCGGTGAAGCGCCAAGGGCGGGCGGCGAAGGTCGTCGCCGGCAGGCGGCGCCGCATCCTCGGCGTTGCCGCGAAACTCCCCCGGGATGCAGCTCCGAGGGACGGCACCGGGAGGACCCATCGAGCTCCGACGCGCATTCGACCTGGACCACCGGAGAGGAGCGGCACGGTCCGCTCGCGAGAGGCGATATCATCACGGGCCGGCCGCTCCCCGACGGGGTGGCCGGCGCGAACCGTGGACAACATCCGCAACTTCTGCATCATCGCCCACATCGACCACGGCAAGTCGACGCTCGCCGACCGGCTCATCGAGAGTTGCGGCGCGGTCGACCGCCGCGAGCTGCGCGAGCAGGTGCTCGACACGATGGACCTCGAGCGCGAGCGCGGGATCACCATCAAGTCGAACACCATCTCGCTCCCCTACACCGCCCGCGACGGCCGGCAATACGAGCTCAACCTGATCGACACTCCCGGCCACGTCGACTTCTCCCACGAGGTGCGCCGCTCGCTGATGGCCTGCGAAGGGGCGCTGCTGGTCGTCGACGCGTCCCAGGGAGTCGAAGCGCAGACGGTAGCCAACCTCTACCTCGCCACCGAGCACGAGCTCGAGATCGTGCCGGTGATCAACAAGATCGACCTCCCTTCGGCCGACGTCGAGCGGGCGATGGAGGAGATCGACCGCGACCTCGGACTCGACCCGTTCGAGTCGGTCTCGGTCTCGGCCAAGCACGGCACCGGCATCCCCGACCTGCTCGAGGCGATCGTCGCCAAGCTCCCGCCGCCGTCCGGCGACCCGGACGCCCCCCTCGCCGCGCTCCTCTTCGACGCCCAGTACGACGCCTACCGCGGTGCCGTGCTGGTGGTGCGCGTGATGGAGGGGACGATTCGCGCCGGCATGCAGCTCCGCCTGATGCACTCGCAGGTCGAGCACAAGGTCGAGGAGGTCGGACGGCTGCGCCTGAAGCGCATCCCCTCACCCGAGCTCAGGGCCGGCGAGGTCGGCTACGTCATCTCCGGGTTGAAGAGCCTCTCGGGACTGGCGATCGGCGACACGCTGACCGACGCCGCGCGCCCCGCTGCCGAGCCGGTGCCGGGTTACCGCGAGGCCAAGCCGGTCGTCTTCTCGTCGATCTACCCGATGGCGACCGACGACTACGAAGAGCTCGCCAAGTCGATCGAGAAGCTCAAGCTCAACGACGCGTCGCTGATCTACCAGAAAGACTCGTCCGCCGCCCTCGGCTTCGGCTTCCGCTGCGGTTTCCTCGGCCTGCTCCACCTCGACATCGTCCAGGAGCGGCTCGAGCGCGAGTACGACCTCTCGCTCATCCTCACCGCCCCGTCGGTGCGCTATCGCGTCATCCTCACCGACGGCCGCGAGGTCGAGGTCGACAACCCCAGCTAC
This genomic window from Holophagales bacterium contains:
- a CDS encoding glycosyltransferase, producing the protein MASRVVRVGVVAYEMEGRPSGVGRFLEGLLSGLAELAEAEEPARTDLERWSFQLFFKGEPFEHPLFAARDRRGRLLFEPIFDRRPSWRPIAWEQLRLPTLLRAHGAGAVFSPGYSLPLLSDLPGFLTLHDLSFERRPEEFAPRERWRRRLLARWGARRAARVFASSRFGGDELMRLYGLARRRITLLSAAVAPRFAARPADPEGEALALAGLGVRPPYLLWVGTLLPRRPIGWALAALGRERARHPELTLVVAGADRMPGHGVFAEELAASGVADAVVRLPFVPDALLPALYREAELTLYPSAYEGFGLPPLESLAAGTPAVTTPGQALDDLWPGDPYRAPFELEGFCAMVKTALADRRRDAVVTEGQARVATLSWRASAARLLATLAEELPA
- the lepA gene encoding elongation factor 4 → MDNIRNFCIIAHIDHGKSTLADRLIESCGAVDRRELREQVLDTMDLERERGITIKSNTISLPYTARDGRQYELNLIDTPGHVDFSHEVRRSLMACEGALLVVDASQGVEAQTVANLYLATEHELEIVPVINKIDLPSADVERAMEEIDRDLGLDPFESVSVSAKHGTGIPDLLEAIVAKLPPPSGDPDAPLAALLFDAQYDAYRGAVLVVRVMEGTIRAGMQLRLMHSQVEHKVEEVGRLRLKRIPSPELRAGEVGYVISGLKSLSGLAIGDTLTDAARPAAEPVPGYREAKPVVFSSIYPMATDDYEELAKSIEKLKLNDASLIYQKDSSAALGFGFRCGFLGLLHLDIVQERLEREYDLSLILTAPSVRYRVILTDGREVEVDNPSYYPDPGSIKQAFEPFIKGSILIPERYVGAVMELCRERRGVNSTFHYLAAGRVELTSELPLAEVLFDFYDRLKSITQGYGSFDYELLDEREADLVKVDILVNAEKVDALSQLVHREFARPRAVRYCERLAKTIPRQQFKIAIQGAIGGQIIARTTINAYRKDVTAKCYGGDISRKRKLLEKQKEGKKKMKLVGAVEIPQQAFVAVLRTDEEEE